From the genome of Geothrix sp. 21YS21S-4, one region includes:
- a CDS encoding ABC transporter permease: MSVLGILFAAERVKWRKSWLLLVTIVAPLCQVAFLGVVCWFSDARIRMFRPGFQFWVELNFIAWNLVVMPLTTALVSELSWEQEREARAWNHLWCQPFPRSAHFMVKLVGHAVLAWGSLILFALLVVAGGYVLQTNSDLLMGSLPWPLFLRFLGYSALALLAIVAFHTWLSMWSPGLWLAVATAGIGSWLAVRMVGNSVAAQFLPWGLASQAMLLFERWRVLPWGYSPGALLLALGIAIGGIAHFARRDRVHG, from the coding sequence ATGAGCGTTCTGGGCATTCTTTTCGCAGCAGAGCGCGTGAAATGGCGAAAGAGTTGGCTGCTGCTCGTCACCATCGTCGCTCCTCTCTGCCAGGTGGCCTTCCTCGGTGTCGTCTGCTGGTTCTCGGATGCCCGGATTCGCATGTTCAGGCCTGGTTTTCAATTCTGGGTGGAATTGAACTTCATCGCCTGGAATCTGGTGGTCATGCCCCTGACAACCGCACTGGTAAGCGAGTTGTCATGGGAGCAAGAACGGGAAGCTCGAGCGTGGAACCACCTGTGGTGCCAGCCCTTCCCGCGAAGCGCGCATTTCATGGTCAAGCTGGTGGGTCATGCGGTCCTGGCGTGGGGGTCGCTGATCCTCTTCGCTCTGTTGGTGGTGGCCGGAGGATATGTTCTCCAAACCAATTCGGACCTTCTCATGGGTTCCCTTCCCTGGCCTCTTTTCCTTCGCTTTCTGGGATATTCGGCCCTGGCTCTTCTGGCCATCGTGGCATTCCACACGTGGCTCTCGATGTGGAGTCCCGGCTTATGGCTCGCCGTGGCGACCGCAGGGATCGGCAGTTGGCTTGCCGTCAGAATGGTGGGCAACAGTGTCGCCGCCCAATTTCTCCCCTGGGGCCTTGCAAGCCAGGCGATGCTTCTGTTTGAACGATGGAGGGTTCTCCCATGGGGATACAGTCCGGGGGCGCTCCTTCTGGCGCTGGGTATCGCCATCGGGGGAATCGCCCATTTCGCGCGCCGGGATCGCGTTCATGGATAG
- a CDS encoding type IV pilin protein, whose product MFRPSNDRPRSQGFSLIELLLVVFLIGVISAIAIPSYLGQRKRARVIGDAIANAQTLRMGLETRRAENGLYGVAGQVYTWKADGTDASGPTLIPTFQPKGASRMNYEVKVDANGVAYVLTVTDPTMGNATAYQTNQAGEILAKMK is encoded by the coding sequence ATGTTTCGCCCATCCAATGACCGTCCGCGATCCCAGGGGTTCTCGCTGATCGAGCTACTGCTTGTCGTGTTCCTGATTGGCGTCATCAGCGCCATTGCCATTCCCAGCTATCTGGGACAGCGGAAGCGGGCGCGAGTCATTGGGGACGCCATCGCCAACGCCCAGACCCTGCGAATGGGGCTTGAGACGCGCCGGGCGGAAAATGGCCTCTATGGCGTAGCGGGACAGGTTTACACGTGGAAAGCGGATGGCACCGATGCCAGCGGCCCCACACTCATCCCCACCTTCCAGCCCAAGGGTGCGAGCCGCATGAATTACGAGGTCAAGGTGGATGCCAATGGCGTGGCGTACGTGTTGACGGTTACGGATCCCACCATGGGGAATGCAACGGCCTACCAGACCAATCAGGCTGGAGAGATTCTCGCCAAAATGAAGTGA
- a CDS encoding type IV pilus twitching motility protein PilT, whose translation MSEVGSNYVASLQQLLKTMVEYGGTDLHITTESAPQIRIDGRMVPLKLPPLDASQTRWLCYGVMTDQQKHRLEEDLEVDFSFGLQGVARFRANVFNQRGATAGVFRTIPEQIRSFDQLGLPPSVEALCSKPRGLVLVTGVTGSGKSTTLAAMVDKINAEEPVHILTIEDPVEYVHKHRRALVNQREIHADTHSFKKALRSALRQDPDVVLVGELRDLETIESALTIAETGHLTFGTLHTNSTVQTINRVIDVFPAHQQPQVRAQLSLVLEGVICQSLIPKAGGKGRALALEIMLPNPAIRNLIREDKIHQIYGVMQAGQTKFGMQTFNQSLSDLVLRKEITQEAAFEYSSNTDELRELVNRGVGVGAAGGRNAAAANQPAPGSSVLGGRNPNIKYT comes from the coding sequence ATGAGCGAAGTCGGTTCCAACTACGTCGCCTCGCTGCAGCAGCTCCTCAAGACGATGGTGGAGTACGGGGGGACGGACCTCCACATCACCACCGAATCCGCGCCCCAGATCCGCATCGACGGGCGGATGGTGCCCCTCAAGCTGCCGCCCCTGGACGCCTCTCAGACGCGGTGGCTGTGCTACGGCGTGATGACCGACCAGCAGAAGCACCGGCTGGAGGAGGACCTGGAGGTGGACTTCTCCTTCGGCCTTCAGGGGGTCGCGCGGTTCCGCGCCAACGTCTTCAATCAGCGGGGGGCCACCGCCGGCGTGTTCCGCACCATCCCGGAGCAGATCCGCAGCTTCGACCAGCTGGGCCTGCCGCCCTCCGTCGAAGCCCTGTGCAGCAAGCCGCGCGGCCTGGTCCTCGTGACGGGCGTGACGGGCTCCGGCAAATCCACGACCCTCGCCGCCATGGTGGACAAGATCAACGCCGAAGAGCCGGTCCACATCCTCACGATCGAGGATCCGGTGGAATACGTCCACAAGCACCGCCGGGCCCTCGTGAACCAGCGGGAGATCCACGCGGACACCCACAGCTTCAAGAAGGCGCTGCGTTCGGCCCTGCGCCAGGATCCCGACGTGGTGCTGGTGGGCGAGTTGCGCGACCTGGAGACCATCGAATCGGCGCTCACCATCGCCGAGACGGGCCACCTCACCTTCGGCACCCTGCACACCAACAGCACGGTCCAGACCATCAACCGCGTCATCGACGTGTTTCCCGCCCACCAGCAGCCGCAGGTCCGCGCCCAACTCTCATTGGTGCTGGAGGGCGTCATCTGCCAGAGCCTCATTCCCAAGGCGGGCGGGAAGGGGCGGGCCCTGGCCCTCGAGATCATGCTGCCCAACCCTGCCATCCGAAACCTGATCCGGGAGGACAAGATCCACCAGATCTATGGCGTGATGCAGGCCGGGCAGACCAAGTTCGGGATGCAGACGTTCAACCAGAGCCTGTCGGATCTGGTGCTGCGGAAGGAGATCACCCAGGAAGCGGCGTTCGAGTATTCCTCCAACACCGATGAACTGCGGGAGCTCGTCAACCGGGGCGTGGGCGTGGGGGCGGCGGGGGGGCGCAACGCGGCCGCCGCGAACCAGCCCGCGCCGGGCAGTTCCGTGCTCGGGGGGCGCAACCCCAACATCAAGTACACCTGA
- the dnaJ gene encoding molecular chaperone DnaJ yields MKRDYYEVLGVSKDAGADELKKTYRKLALELHPDRNPGNKEAEEKFKEAAEAYSVLSDAEKRKVYDQYGHVGLGGAGGGQSFQFDPSQFADFEDILGSFFGGGIFGDLFGGGRRRSGGEERGSDLQYNLKLSFRDAIFGKESVELSIPRLESCGSCHGSGCEPGSRPETCAQCRGAGQVAVRQGFFQMLAPCPRCEGRGRIIPKPCRECRGEGRISRKSKVSFKVPAGVDRGTRLRLQNQGEAGRFGGRSGDLYVVFDVEADPRYERDGTDLHQRLEVSWPLLVAGGSLDVETPYGSDKLKLAEGTPADHVVKLVNAGVPRLQGSGRGDLYLHLRVAVPKSLTAEQRQLVDQLRRSLGGEAAGEEEGFLAKVFGGTEKSGKKKRK; encoded by the coding sequence ATGAAGCGCGACTACTACGAAGTGCTCGGCGTCTCCAAGGATGCCGGGGCCGACGAACTCAAGAAGACCTACCGCAAGCTGGCCCTGGAACTCCATCCCGACCGCAATCCGGGCAACAAGGAAGCGGAGGAGAAGTTCAAGGAGGCTGCCGAGGCCTACAGCGTCCTGTCCGACGCGGAGAAGCGGAAGGTCTACGACCAGTACGGCCACGTCGGTTTGGGCGGTGCGGGCGGCGGCCAGTCCTTCCAGTTCGACCCCAGCCAGTTCGCGGATTTCGAGGACATCCTGGGCAGCTTCTTCGGCGGGGGGATCTTCGGCGACCTGTTCGGCGGGGGACGCCGCCGCTCCGGCGGAGAAGAGCGCGGCTCGGATCTCCAGTACAACCTCAAGCTCAGCTTCCGCGACGCCATCTTCGGGAAGGAATCCGTCGAGCTGAGCATCCCCCGGCTGGAATCCTGCGGGAGCTGCCACGGATCGGGCTGCGAGCCCGGCAGCCGGCCCGAGACCTGCGCCCAGTGCCGGGGCGCGGGCCAGGTCGCCGTCCGCCAGGGCTTCTTCCAGATGCTCGCGCCCTGCCCGCGCTGCGAGGGCCGCGGCCGGATCATCCCCAAGCCCTGCCGCGAATGCCGGGGCGAAGGCCGGATCTCCCGCAAGTCGAAGGTCAGCTTCAAGGTTCCCGCCGGCGTGGACCGGGGCACGCGGCTGCGCCTGCAGAACCAGGGCGAAGCCGGGCGCTTCGGCGGGCGGAGCGGCGACCTGTACGTGGTGTTCGATGTGGAAGCCGATCCCCGCTATGAGCGCGATGGCACCGACCTCCACCAGCGCCTGGAAGTCTCCTGGCCGCTCCTGGTCGCCGGGGGCTCCCTGGACGTCGAGACGCCCTACGGCTCCGACAAGCTGAAGCTGGCCGAGGGAACCCCCGCCGACCATGTGGTGAAGCTGGTGAACGCCGGCGTTCCGCGCCTCCAGGGGAGCGGCCGCGGGGATCTCTATCTGCACCTCCGCGTCGCCGTGCCCAAGTCCCTCACCGCCGAGCAGCGCCAGCTGGTGGACCAGCTCCGCCGCAGCCTGGGCGGAGAGGCCGCCGGCGAGGAGGAGGGCTTTCTGGCCAAGGTGTTCGGCGGGACGGAAAAGAGCGGCAAGAAGAAGCGGAAGTAG
- the dnaK gene encoding molecular chaperone DnaK, with translation MAGKLIGIDLGTTNSCVCVMEGGDSRVIPNREGSRTTPSVVAFTDKGDVLVGHIAKRQAVTNPQRTLFAVKRLIGQRFQAPKVQEAVGRLPFPVVAAPNGDVWVRVGERDYAPPEVTAIVLRSLKQAAEAFLHEEVADAVITVPAYFDDAQRQATKDAGKIAGLNVQRIINEPTAAALAYGFNKKGVKQILAIYDFGGGTFDFTLMEMNDGVFEVLATSGDTFLGGEDIDLAIQTWLVEQFKERTGIDLSSDRMALQRLKEASEKAKCELSTLDRVDIRLPFIAQGPSGPQHLEATLSRDQLEEMVRELVEHTLVPIQDALEQGGKTAKQVDEVILVGGQTRMPLVQRLVKDFFGKEPNRSINPDEVVALGASIQGAVLKGDIKDLVLLDVTPLSLGIETQGGGFVKIIQRNATIPIRDARTFTTVTDNQSRVEIHVLQGERELSEHNKSLGRFDLINLPPLPKGVPQIEVVFDIDSNGIVKVAARDLMTGLEQTMSIRPSSGLSELEIQRMIREAAANAETDVKKRDALKYVASAEGLIFSCDKSFAECGKYLAEEQQTMVREVLARARQAVASQDSEALRACESQLLEAQNLLTDAVLAASEAMMASLDGEGDGAVPPN, from the coding sequence ATGGCAGGCAAGCTGATCGGCATCGACCTCGGCACCACCAACAGCTGCGTCTGCGTCATGGAGGGCGGGGATTCCCGCGTGATCCCCAACCGGGAAGGGAGCCGCACCACGCCATCGGTGGTGGCGTTCACCGACAAGGGCGACGTCCTCGTGGGCCACATCGCCAAGCGGCAGGCGGTCACCAATCCCCAGCGCACGCTCTTCGCGGTGAAGCGCTTGATCGGGCAGCGGTTCCAGGCGCCGAAGGTGCAGGAGGCGGTGGGTCGGCTGCCCTTCCCCGTGGTGGCCGCGCCCAACGGCGACGTGTGGGTGCGCGTCGGCGAGCGGGACTACGCGCCGCCGGAAGTGACGGCCATCGTCCTCCGGTCGCTCAAGCAGGCGGCGGAAGCGTTCCTCCACGAGGAAGTGGCTGACGCCGTGATCACGGTGCCCGCGTACTTCGACGACGCCCAGCGGCAGGCCACCAAGGACGCGGGCAAGATCGCGGGGCTCAACGTCCAGCGGATCATCAACGAGCCCACGGCCGCCGCCCTCGCCTACGGATTCAACAAGAAGGGCGTGAAGCAGATCCTGGCCATCTACGACTTCGGCGGGGGCACCTTCGACTTCACCCTCATGGAGATGAACGACGGCGTGTTCGAGGTGCTGGCCACCAGCGGCGACACGTTCCTCGGCGGCGAGGACATCGACCTGGCCATCCAGACGTGGCTGGTGGAGCAGTTCAAGGAGCGCACGGGGATCGACCTGTCCTCGGACCGCATGGCGCTCCAGCGCCTGAAGGAAGCCAGCGAGAAGGCCAAGTGCGAGCTGTCCACCCTCGACCGCGTGGACATCCGCCTGCCCTTCATCGCCCAGGGCCCCAGCGGGCCCCAGCACCTGGAGGCCACCCTCAGCCGCGACCAGCTGGAAGAGATGGTGCGGGAACTGGTGGAGCACACCCTCGTTCCGATCCAGGACGCCCTGGAGCAGGGCGGCAAGACCGCCAAGCAGGTGGACGAGGTGATCCTGGTGGGCGGCCAGACGCGGATGCCCCTGGTCCAGCGCCTCGTGAAGGACTTCTTCGGGAAGGAGCCCAACCGCAGCATCAACCCCGACGAGGTGGTGGCCCTCGGCGCCTCCATCCAGGGCGCGGTCCTCAAGGGCGACATCAAGGACCTGGTCCTCCTGGACGTGACGCCCCTGTCGCTGGGCATCGAGACTCAGGGCGGCGGGTTCGTGAAGATCATCCAGCGGAACGCGACCATTCCGATCCGGGACGCCCGCACCTTCACCACGGTCACCGACAACCAGAGCCGGGTGGAGATCCACGTGCTCCAGGGCGAGCGCGAGCTGTCGGAACACAACAAGAGTCTGGGGCGGTTCGACCTCATCAACCTTCCCCCCCTTCCCAAGGGCGTGCCCCAGATCGAAGTGGTCTTCGACATCGATTCCAACGGGATCGTCAAGGTCGCCGCCCGCGACCTGATGACGGGCCTTGAGCAGACCATGAGCATCCGGCCCAGTTCGGGCCTGTCGGAATTGGAGATCCAGCGGATGATCCGCGAGGCCGCCGCCAACGCCGAGACGGACGTGAAGAAGCGCGACGCCCTGAAGTACGTCGCCTCAGCGGAGGGCCTGATCTTCTCCTGCGACAAGAGCTTCGCCGAGTGCGGCAAGTACCTGGCGGAAGAGCAACAGACCATGGTCCGCGAGGTCCTCGCCCGCGCCCGCCAGGCCGTGGCCTCCCAGGATTCCGAAGCCCTGCGCGCCTGTGAAAGCCAGCTCCTTGAGGCGCAGAACCTGCTGACCGATGCGGTCCTGGCCGCCAGCGAGGCGATGATGGCTTCCCTCGACGGCGAAGGCGACGGCGCGGTTCCGCCCAACTAG
- a CDS encoding GspE/PulE family protein: MVSKLGEMLVKAQLITDAQLEEVMKIQRREGGKLGSIVVRQGFCSDQDIVSFLGMQYGVPAADLEQWPPIDASVIALIPKDLAQRHKVLPLQRTGNVLTLAMSDPTDIFAMDDVRFHTGYNVDPVVSSEMGLVRAVERYYGGASAVRLADGGGGRKGPSAGPTASGPGGGGELAPFNEQDEHFDLSELEQELDADAEYEAADDDEESINVGALKKGSEDAPVVKLVNMVLIDAIKRGASDIHIEPYEKNYRIRFRIDGILMEVMKPNLKLKDPLTSRVKILAKLNIAEKRLPQDGRIKLRVNMGGKQKVIDYRVSILPTLFGEKIVLRLLDSDKLMLDLTKLGFEPESLERWDRQISKPYGMVLVTGPTGSGKTNTLYSSIAKLNTVDTNIITAEDPVEFNFPGINQVQMKEQIGLNFAAALRSFLRQDPNIILVGEIRDFETAEIAIKASLTGHLVLSTLHTNDAPSTINRLMNMGVEPFLVATSVNIICAQRLVRRLCTSCKAVDTHHQPEEALLKVGFTAEEIQKGITFYKPVGCELCNKRGYKGRVGLYEVLEMSETLKDMILTGASAIELREQGQKEGMITLRRSGCRKVLDGMTSIEEIIRETVL; this comes from the coding sequence GTGGTCAGCAAGCTCGGGGAAATGCTCGTCAAGGCCCAGCTCATCACCGACGCCCAGTTGGAAGAAGTCATGAAAATCCAGCGTCGCGAAGGCGGCAAGCTGGGAAGCATTGTGGTGCGCCAGGGCTTCTGTTCGGATCAGGACATCGTCAGTTTTCTGGGAATGCAGTACGGCGTTCCCGCCGCCGACCTGGAGCAGTGGCCGCCCATCGACGCGTCGGTGATCGCGCTGATTCCCAAGGACCTCGCGCAGCGCCACAAGGTGCTTCCGCTCCAGCGCACCGGGAACGTGCTGACCCTCGCCATGTCCGATCCGACGGACATCTTCGCCATGGACGACGTGCGGTTCCATACCGGCTACAACGTGGATCCGGTGGTATCCAGCGAAATGGGGCTGGTGCGGGCCGTGGAGCGGTACTACGGCGGTGCCAGCGCCGTGCGCCTGGCCGATGGTGGCGGGGGACGGAAGGGACCGTCGGCGGGCCCCACCGCCAGCGGTCCGGGAGGAGGCGGGGAACTCGCTCCGTTCAATGAGCAGGACGAGCACTTCGACCTGTCGGAACTGGAGCAGGAGCTGGACGCGGACGCGGAGTACGAAGCCGCGGACGACGACGAGGAGAGCATCAACGTCGGCGCGCTCAAGAAGGGCAGCGAAGACGCGCCGGTGGTCAAGCTGGTGAACATGGTCCTGATCGACGCCATCAAACGCGGCGCCTCGGACATCCACATCGAGCCCTACGAGAAGAACTACCGCATCCGGTTCCGGATCGACGGGATCCTCATGGAGGTCATGAAGCCGAACCTGAAGCTGAAGGATCCCCTCACGTCCCGCGTGAAGATCCTCGCCAAGCTCAACATCGCCGAGAAGCGGCTGCCCCAGGACGGGCGCATCAAGCTCCGCGTGAACATGGGCGGCAAGCAGAAGGTCATCGACTACCGCGTCAGCATCCTGCCCACGCTGTTCGGCGAGAAGATCGTGCTCCGCCTGCTGGACAGCGACAAGCTGATGCTCGACCTCACCAAGCTGGGCTTCGAGCCCGAGAGCCTGGAGCGCTGGGACCGGCAGATCTCCAAGCCCTACGGCATGGTGCTGGTGACGGGGCCCACGGGGTCGGGCAAGACCAACACGCTCTACTCCTCCATCGCCAAGCTGAACACGGTGGACACCAACATCATCACCGCCGAGGATCCCGTGGAGTTCAACTTCCCGGGGATCAACCAGGTGCAGATGAAGGAGCAGATCGGGCTGAACTTCGCCGCGGCGCTGCGCTCCTTCCTCCGCCAGGATCCGAACATCATCCTCGTGGGCGAGATCCGCGACTTCGAGACGGCCGAGATCGCCATCAAGGCCTCGCTCACCGGCCACCTGGTGCTGTCCACCCTCCATACCAACGACGCCCCCAGCACCATCAACCGCCTGATGAACATGGGCGTGGAGCCCTTCCTCGTCGCCACCTCGGTGAACATCATCTGCGCCCAGCGCCTGGTCCGCCGGCTGTGCACCAGCTGCAAGGCCGTGGACACCCACCACCAGCCCGAGGAAGCCCTGCTGAAGGTGGGCTTCACGGCGGAGGAGATCCAGAAGGGCATCACCTTCTACAAGCCCGTGGGCTGTGAACTCTGCAACAAGCGCGGCTACAAGGGGCGCGTGGGCCTCTACGAGGTGCTGGAGATGTCGGAGACCTTGAAGGACATGATCCTCACCGGCGCCTCCGCCATCGAACTGCGCGAGCAGGGCCAGAAGGAGGGGATGATCACCCTCCGCCGGTCGGGCTGCCGCAAGGTTCTCGATGGCATGACGAGCATAGAGGAAATCATCCGCGAGACGGTGCTGTAG
- a CDS encoding ABC transporter permease — MKAFPRLLAAEALKLRRSPLRRLTWLLPLLFIAVEFIVFERSLLRVKELSPRLQALAESLPPKMTVAIWGGFLQPVALALIPAQLFRPEHRYKTWRHLHAQPVSRRGLFLAKAVWAFLLNGVMLIVVGGLLWGERSVLGWLNPALAVAFPTQQVVKILGWMWIGSMPVLAIYLWISDRISSAAVPLIFGVVGLLLTMALTGQELAQPWRRDLIPWVLPYASAEQVIRSGPIQQEAHVGGAPFQAEPNVLRLPSGRKIRTWQNIPDEQLFPPPPPTPPWLLAFFSVGAGLSLLCLAWWDAGRSRV; from the coding sequence ATGAAAGCCTTTCCTCGTCTCCTCGCTGCCGAAGCCCTGAAACTACGGAGATCTCCCCTCCGGCGCCTAACTTGGTTGCTGCCATTACTCTTCATCGCCGTGGAGTTTATCGTCTTTGAACGGTCCTTATTGAGAGTGAAAGAGCTTTCTCCTCGGCTGCAAGCTCTCGCGGAAAGCCTCCCTCCCAAGATGACCGTGGCCATCTGGGGGGGCTTCCTCCAACCAGTGGCATTGGCCTTGATTCCCGCCCAACTCTTCCGGCCTGAGCATCGGTACAAGACATGGCGCCACCTTCATGCCCAACCCGTATCACGTCGCGGACTTTTCCTTGCCAAGGCAGTCTGGGCATTCCTCCTGAACGGAGTGATGCTGATCGTCGTGGGCGGATTGCTCTGGGGAGAGCGATCCGTTCTGGGGTGGTTGAACCCTGCCCTGGCAGTGGCGTTCCCCACCCAGCAGGTGGTGAAAATTCTAGGGTGGATGTGGATCGGAAGCATGCCCGTCCTGGCCATCTACCTGTGGATTTCGGATCGAATCAGTAGCGCCGCGGTTCCTCTCATTTTCGGGGTGGTGGGCCTCTTGCTCACCATGGCGCTTACTGGCCAGGAACTGGCTCAACCGTGGCGCCGGGACCTCATTCCCTGGGTGCTGCCCTACGCTTCTGCCGAACAAGTCATCCGTAGTGGCCCAATTCAGCAGGAAGCTCACGTGGGCGGAGCGCCTTTCCAAGCGGAGCCAAATGTCCTCCGCTTGCCCAGTGGACGGAAGATCCGGACTTGGCAGAATATTCCGGACGAACAACTCTTTCCGCCCCCACCTCCGACTCCGCCATGGCTACTGGCGTTCTTCAGCGTGGGTGCAGGCTTGTCATTGCTGTGCTTAGCATGGTGGGATGCAGGACGATCGCGCGTCTAG
- a CDS encoding GGDEF domain-containing protein — protein sequence MSRIYWLEPHPSPAGEALRQALGDWGYDVTPGPGTGTLILVADRPDPRLVPAEGAEVLWWVREAEPEEVSAVLGLKPGWVLPQSRPLAAAREALHHLRHRDLGTEGWLRRMLHLATLDELLRLILDRAVLLSGARGGAIWLRQDELFYQRVGDGTFPEAPLPQTEAADLLRRGEALLLAPSEQLAILRLQDPREGIDSFLLDFDEVEPLLLNAWRLEESRALSFRDDLTVAQNRRCLEAELPPAVREAAARKEPLALLFLDVDDLKQLNTRHGHPAGSLVLEAVARTAQRICRAHDRLYRYGGDEFCILMPATTAQGAHKLGERLLQALKAQPVELDGRLIAVSISAGVAAFPEHADGAGRLLEQADRALFRAKREGKGRVDLGG from the coding sequence ATGTCCCGCATCTACTGGTTGGAACCGCACCCCTCGCCCGCGGGCGAGGCTCTGCGGCAGGCGCTGGGCGACTGGGGCTACGACGTGACGCCCGGCCCGGGGACGGGAACGCTGATCCTGGTGGCGGACCGCCCGGATCCGCGGCTCGTTCCCGCGGAGGGCGCCGAAGTCCTGTGGTGGGTGCGGGAGGCGGAGCCGGAAGAGGTGAGCGCCGTCCTGGGACTGAAACCGGGCTGGGTGCTGCCGCAGAGCCGGCCTCTGGCGGCGGCGCGGGAGGCCCTCCACCACCTCCGCCACCGCGACCTGGGAACCGAGGGCTGGCTGCGCCGGATGCTCCACCTCGCCACCCTCGACGAGCTGCTGCGGCTGATCCTGGACCGCGCCGTGCTGCTGTCCGGAGCCCGGGGCGGAGCCATCTGGCTGCGGCAGGACGAACTCTTCTACCAGAGGGTGGGCGACGGCACCTTCCCGGAAGCCCCCCTTCCCCAGACCGAAGCCGCGGACCTGCTGCGCCGCGGCGAGGCGCTCCTTCTGGCGCCCTCGGAGCAGCTCGCCATCCTGCGCCTCCAGGATCCGCGCGAGGGGATCGACAGCTTCCTGCTGGATTTCGACGAGGTGGAGCCGCTGCTCCTCAATGCGTGGCGCCTGGAGGAGAGCCGCGCCCTCTCCTTTCGCGATGACCTGACCGTGGCGCAGAACCGCCGCTGCCTGGAGGCGGAGCTGCCCCCCGCCGTCCGCGAGGCCGCCGCCCGGAAGGAACCCCTGGCCCTCCTGTTCCTCGACGTGGACGATCTCAAGCAGCTGAACACGCGGCACGGCCATCCGGCGGGCAGCCTCGTCCTGGAGGCGGTGGCCCGCACGGCCCAGCGGATCTGCCGGGCCCACGACCGCCTCTACCGCTACGGCGGCGACGAGTTCTGCATCCTGATGCCGGCCACCACCGCGCAAGGCGCCCACAAGCTGGGCGAGCGCCTTCTCCAGGCCCTGAAGGCCCAGCCGGTGGAGCTGGACGGCCGCCTCATTGCCGTTTCCATCAGCGCGGGCGTGGCGGCCTTTCCCGAGCATGCCGACGGCGCAGGCCGCCTCCTTGAGCAGGCCGACCGCGCCCTCTTCCGCGCCAAGCGGGAAGGCAAGGGCCGCGTGGACCTGGGCGGCTAG
- a CDS encoding type II secretion system F family protein, which translates to MPAYAWKGKNRMGETQEGVLISDSRDAAVNTLKRNGIEVMNVRTMSAERTKSFGKVKPKELAIFTRQFSVMIDAGLPLVQCLEILGAQQQDKGFQRIIEAVREDVERGLTLQAALAKHPKAFNDLYVNMVGAGESGGILDIILQRLSGYIEKAVKLTSKVKGAMTYPVAVITIAIAVVIIIMVKVIPVFSAMYDGLGSKLPFPTLVCMALSSALINYSWAFIIAIVVIVVGLRQYYRTPAGRLQIDALMLKIPVIGDVLRKVAVARFCRTLGTLISSGVPILEGMEITAKTAGNMVIQNAILKSKDAVEQGRNISAPLAETKVFPPMVVQMVGVGEATGALDAMLSKVADFYEDEVDNAVANLTSLMEPIMIAILGGIIGFIVVAMYLPIFNLANVFGKD; encoded by the coding sequence ATGCCCGCTTACGCATGGAAAGGCAAGAATCGAATGGGGGAGACCCAGGAGGGTGTCCTCATCTCCGATTCCCGGGATGCCGCCGTCAACACCCTGAAGCGCAACGGCATCGAGGTGATGAACGTCCGCACCATGTCGGCGGAGCGCACCAAGTCCTTCGGGAAGGTGAAGCCCAAGGAACTGGCCATCTTCACCCGGCAGTTCAGCGTGATGATCGACGCCGGCCTCCCCCTCGTCCAGTGCCTGGAGATCCTGGGCGCTCAGCAGCAGGACAAGGGCTTCCAGCGCATCATCGAGGCCGTCCGGGAGGACGTGGAGCGGGGGCTCACCCTTCAGGCCGCCCTGGCGAAGCACCCCAAGGCCTTCAACGACCTCTACGTGAACATGGTCGGGGCCGGCGAGAGCGGCGGCATCCTGGACATCATCCTCCAGCGCCTCTCCGGTTACATCGAGAAGGCCGTGAAGCTGACGTCGAAGGTCAAGGGCGCCATGACGTACCCCGTCGCCGTCATCACCATCGCCATCGCGGTGGTGATCATCATCATGGTGAAGGTGATCCCCGTGTTCTCGGCCATGTATGACGGCCTGGGAAGCAAGCTGCCCTTCCCCACGTTGGTGTGCATGGCCCTGTCCAGCGCCCTCATCAACTACAGCTGGGCGTTCATCATCGCCATCGTGGTGATCGTGGTGGGCCTCCGCCAGTACTACAGAACCCCCGCCGGTCGTCTCCAGATCGACGCCCTGATGCTGAAGATCCCCGTCATCGGCGACGTCCTGCGGAAAGTGGCCGTGGCGCGCTTCTGCCGCACCCTGGGAACCCTGATCAGCTCCGGCGTGCCCATCCTCGAAGGCATGGAGATCACCGCCAAGACCGCCGGGAACATGGTCATCCAGAACGCGATCCTCAAGTCCAAGGACGCCGTCGAACAGGGGCGCAACATCAGCGCGCCGCTGGCCGAGACCAAGGTCTTCCCGCCCATGGTCGTCCAGATGGTGGGCGTGGGCGAGGCCACCGGCGCCCTCGACGCCATGCTGTCCAAAGTGGCCGACTTCTACGAGGACGAGGTGGACAACGCCGTCGCCAACCTCACCAGCCTCATGGAGCCCATCATGATCGCCATCCTGGGCGGGATCATCGGGTTCATCGTGGTGGCGATGTACCTCCCGATCTTCAACCTGGCGAATGTGTTCGGGAAGGACTGA